Proteins from a genomic interval of Dama dama isolate Ldn47 chromosome 1, ASM3311817v1, whole genome shotgun sequence:
- the LOC133049231 gene encoding olfactory receptor 10A3-like, with protein MKMENQSSVVEFILLGFSNFPELEEQLFGVFLVVYLVTLIGNAIIIVIISLEQSLHVPLYLFLQNLSVVDMGISAVIMPVMLVILSTEKMRISILGCLVQMYFILTLGVTECFLLGVMAFDRFAAICHPLSYPMIVNKMVFVKLVTFSWVSGITVATVQTTWVFSFPFCGPNEINHISCETPAVLELACADTFLFEIYAFTGTILTVIVPFSLILLSYVRILFAILKMPSTTGRQKAFSTCASHITSVTLFYGTASMTYLQPKSGYSPETKKLTSLAYSLLIPLLNPLIYSLRNSEMKRALMKIWQRKVDLHTF; from the coding sequence atgaaaatggaaaaccaaaGCTCTGTGGTTGAATTCATCCTCTTGGGCTTTTCTAACTTCCCTGAACTTGAAGAGCAGCTCTTTGGGGTTTTCTTGGTGGTTTACCTGGTGACTCTGATAGGAAATGCCATCATCATAGTCATCATCTCCCTGGAACAGAGCCTGCATGTCCCCTTGTACCTGTTCCTCCAGAACTTGTCTGTGGTGGATATGGGTATCAGTGCAGTCATTATGCCTGTTATGCTGGTGATCCTTTCCACTGAGAAGATGAGGATTTCTATTTTGGGCTGCCTTGTACAAATGTATTTCATACTCACTCTTGGTGTGACTGAATGTTTTCTTCTGGGGGTAATGGCTTTTGACCGATTTGCTGCAATCTGCCATCCTCTGAGCTACCCAATGATTGTGAACAAAATGGTTTTTGTGAAATTAGTTACATTTTCATGGGTCTCAGGGATCACAGTGGCTACTGTGCAGACCACATGGGTGTTTAGTTTCCCCTTTTGTGGCCCCAATGAAATTAATCATATCTCTTGTGAAACTCCTGCAGTGCTAGAGCTGGCATGTGCAGACACCTTTTTGTTTGAGATCTACGCATTCACTGGCACCATTCTGACAGTTATTGTTCCATTCTCACTGATACTCTTGTCTTATGTTCGAATTCTCTTTGCCATCCTGAAGATGCCATCAACCACTGGGAGGCAAAAGGCCTTTTCCACCTGTGCCTCCCATATCACATCTGTTACCCTCTTCTATGGCACAGCCAGTATGACTTACTTACAACCCAAATCTGGCTACTCCCCAGAAACCAAGAAGCTGACATCATTGGCTTACTCTCTTCTTATACCTCTGCTGAATCCACTGATCTACAGCTTGCGAAACAGTGAGATGAAAAGAGCTTTGATGAAAATATGGCAAAGAAAAGTGGATTTACATACATTTTGA
- the LOC133049172 gene encoding olfactory receptor 10A3-like, with amino-acid sequence MKRQNQSSVVEFILLGFSNFSKLQEQVFGVFLVVYLVTLMGNAIIIVVISLEQSLHVALYLFLRNLSVVDMGISVVIMPVMLVILSTEKMRISILGCLVQMYFILLFGVTECFLLGAMAFDRFAAICHPLSYPVIMNKRVFVKLVTFSWVSGITVATVQTTWVFSFPFCGPNEINHLFCETPPVLELACADTFLFEVYAFTGTILTVIVPFLLILLSYVRILFAILKMPTTTGRQKAFSTCASHLTSVTLFYGTASMTYLQPKSGYSPETKKLMSLAYTLLTPLLNPLIYSLRNSEMKRALIKMWQRKVDLHTF; translated from the coding sequence ATGAAAAGACAAAACCAAAGCTCTGTGGTTGAATTCATCCTCTTGGGCTTTTCTAACTTTTCCAAACTCCAAGAGCAGGTCTTTGGGGTTTTCTTGGTGGTTTACCTGGTGACTCTGATGGGAAATGCCATCATCATAGTCGTCATCTCCCTGGAACAGAGCCTGCATGTCGCCTTGTACCTGTTTCTCCGAAACTTGTCTGTGGTGGATATGGGTATCAGTGTGGTCATTATGCCTGTTATGCTGGTGATCCTTTCCACTGAGAAGATGAGGATTTCTATTTTGGGCTGCCTTGTACAAATgtacttcattcttctttttggTGTGACTGAATGTTTTCTTCTGGGGGCAATGGCTTTTGACCGATTTGCTGCAATCTGCCATCCTCTGAGCTATCCAGTGATTATGAACAAAAGGGTTTTTGTGAAATTAGTTACATTCTCATGGGTCTCAGGGATCACAGTGGCTACTGTGCAGACCACATGGGTGTTTAGTTTCCCCTTTTGTGGCCCCAATGAAATTAATCATCTCTTCTGTGAGACTCCCCCAGTGCTAGAGCTGGCATGTGCAGACACCTTTTTGTTTGAGGTCTATGCATTCACTGGCACCATTCTGACAGTTATTGTTCCATTCTTGTTGATACTCTTGTCTTATGTTCGAATTCTCTTTGCCATTCTAAAGATGCCAACAACCACTGGGAGGCAAAAGGCCTTTTCCACCTGTGCCTCCCATCTCACATCCGTTACCCTCTTCTATGGCACAGCCAGTATGACTTACTTACAACCCAAATCCGGCTATTCCCCAGAAACCAAGAAGCTGATGTCCTTGGCTTACACGTTGCTTACACCTCTGCTGAATCCACTGATCTACAGCTTGCGAAATAGTGAGATGAAAAGAGCTTTGATAAAAATGTGGCAAAGAAAAGTGGATTTACATACATTCTGA
- the LOC133049083 gene encoding olfactory receptor 10A3, with translation MKRQNQSSVFDFILLGFSNFPELQRQLFWVFLVDYLVTLLGNAIIIVAVSLEQSLHIPMYLFLLNLSVVEVGFSAVIMPEMLVVLSSENTRITFSGCFAQMYFILLFGGTECFLLGAMAYDRFAAICHPLSYPVTMNKRVFLKLVIFSWVSGIMVATVQTSWVFSFPFCGPNEISHLFCETPPVLELACADTFLFEIYAFTGTILIVMVPFLLILLSYVRILFAILKMPSTTGRQKAFSTCASHLTSVTLFYGTASMTYLQPKSGYSPETKKLMSLAYTLLTPLLNPLIYSLRNSEMKRVLLKVWRKKVDLHTF, from the coding sequence ATGAAAAGGCAGAACCAAAGCTCTGTGTTTGACTTCATCCTCTTGGGcttttctaattttcctgaacTACAGAGGCAGCTCTTTTGGGTGTTCTTGGTTGATTATCTGGTGACTCTGCTGGGAAATGCCATTATTATAGTCGCCGTCTCCCTAGAACAGAGCCTCCACATTCCCATGTACTTGTTTCTCCTGAACCTGTCTGTGGTGGAAGTGGGTTTCAGTGCAGTCATCATGCCTGAAATGCTGGTAGTCCTCTCCAGTGAAAACACTAGGATCACTTTTTCAGGTTGTTTTGCACAGatgtatttcattcttctttttggtGGGACTGAATGCTTTCTTCTGGGAGCAATGGCTTATGACCGATTTGCTGCAATCTGCCATCCTCTGAGCTATCCAGTGACTATGAACAAAAGGGTTTTCTTGAAATTAGTAATATTCTCATGGGTCTCAGGGATCATGGTGGCTACTGTGCAGACATCATGGGTTTTTAGTTTTCCCTTTTGTGGCCCCAATGAAATTAGTCATCTCTTCTGTGAGACTCCCCCAGTGCTAGAGCTTGCATGTGCAGATACCTTTTTGTTTGAGATCTACGCATTCACTGGCACTATTTTGATTGTTATGGTTCCTTTCTTGTTGATACTCTTGTCTTATGTTCGAATTCTCTTTGCCATTCTGAAGATGCCATCAACCACTGGGAGGCAAAAGGCCTTTTCCACCTGTGCCTCCCATCTCACATCCGTTACCCTCTTCTATGGCACAGCCAGTATGACTTACTTACAACCCAAATCCGGCTACTCCCCAGAAACCAAGAAGCTGATGTCCTTGGCTTACACGTTGCTCACACCTCTGCTGAATCCACTGATCTATAGCTTGCGAAACAGTGAGATGAAAAGAGTTTTGTTGAAAGTATGGCGAAAAAAAGTGGATTTACATACATTCTGA
- the LOC133048958 gene encoding olfactory receptor 10A3-like, with the protein MKRENESSVFDFILLGFSNFPQLQAQLFGVFLVDYLVTLLGNAIIIVVISLEQSLHVPMYLFLLNLSVVEVGFSAVIMPEMLVVLSSENTRITFAGCFAQMYFIILFGGTEYFLLGAMAYDRFAAICHPLSYPVTMNKRVFLKLVMFSWVSWIMVATAQTSWVFSFPFCGPNEINHLFCETPPVLELVCANTFLFEIYAFTGTILIIMVPFVLILLSYIRILFAILKMPSTTGRQKAFATCASHLTSVTLFYGTASMTYLQPKSGYSPETKKLMSLAYTLLTPLLNPLIYSLRNNEMKRALMKLWRRRMDLHTF; encoded by the coding sequence atgaaaagggaaaatgaaagctCTGTGTTTGACTTCATCCTCTTGGGCTTTTCTAATTTTCCTCAACTCCAAGCGCAGCTTTTTGGAGTGTTCTTGGTTGATTATCTGGTGACTCTGCTGGGAAATGCCATCATTATAGTCGTCATCTCCCTGGAACAGAGCCTCCACGTTCCCATGTATCTGTTTCTCCTGAACCTGTCTGTGGTGGAAGTGGGTTTCAGTGCAGTCATCATGCCTGAAATGCTGGTGGTCCTCTCCAGTGAAAACACTAGGATCACTTTTGCAGGCTGTTTTGCACAGATgtatttcattattctttttggGGGGACCGAATATTTTCTCCTGGGAGCAATGGCTTATGACCGATTTGCTGCAATCTGCCATCCTCTGAGCTACCCAGTGACTATGAACAAAAGGGTTTTCTTGAAATTAGTAATGTTCTCATGGGTCTCATGGATCATGGTGGCTACTGCACAGACCTCATGGGTTTTTAGTTTTCCCTTTTGTGGCCCCAATGAAATTAATCATCTCTTCTGTGAGACTCCCCCAGTGTTAGAGCTTGTGTGTGCAAACACCTTTTTGTTTGAGATCTATGCATTCACTGGCACCATTTTAATTATCATGGTTCCTTTCGTGTTGATACTCTTGTCTTACATTAGAATTCTCTTTGCCATCCTGAAGATGCCATCAACCACTGGGAGGCAAAAGGCCTTTGCCACCTGTGCCTCCCATCTTACATCTGTTACCCTCTTCTATGGCACAGCCAGTATGACTTACTTACAACCCAAATCCGGCTACTCCCCAGAAACCAAGAAGCTGATGTCCTTGGCTTACACGTTGCTCACACCTCTGCTGAATCCACTGATTTATAGCTTGCGAAACAATGAGATGAAAAGAGCTTTGATGAAATTATGGAGAAGAAGAATGGACTTACATACATTCTGA